In Indioceanicola profundi, the genomic stretch CGAGTTCCGCTTCGGGGTGGGCGAGACCTATGACGTCATCGTGCACCCCACCGAGGACAAGCCCTTCACCTTCTTCGCGGAGTCCATCGACCGCACCGGCTACGCCCGGGCGACGCTGGCCACCCGTGAAGGCATGGAGGGGGAAATTCCCGAGATGCGGCCGCGCGCCATCCTGACCATGGAAGACATGGGCATGGATCATGGTGCAATGGGGCACGGCGGAATGGACCATGGTGCGGCCGGACACGGCGCCCCGACCGAAGCATCAGGGTCGGCAGGCATCACGACGGGCGTCGCTAAACCCGCGGCCAACCACGCCGCCGTGGGCCACAGTTCCAGTGGAATGGACCATTCCGCGGTGGGGCATGGAGCCGCCAATATGGACCATAGTGCAATGGGACATGGCACAACAAGCCACTTCGCCATGCCTCATGAAACAATGGACCACTCCACGATGGGACATGGCTCCGCGGAGATGGACCATTCCTCAATGGATCATTCCGCCATGGGCCACGGCGCGACCGGCCATGATCATTCTGCTATAGGCCATGGTGTCATGGACCACGGCGGCATGGACCATGGTGCGATGGATCACGGCTCCAACGGCATGGATCACGCATCCATGGGGCACGGATCAGCCGGAACGGACCACGCAGCCATGGGCCACGGCATGCAGACCGGTACACGCGATGGAGAGGCCGTTGGCTGGGCCGACGCAGGCACCCCGCCGGGTGCGAAGGCCCTGTCCTATGCTGACCTGAAATCACTCACGAAGAACGAGGATCTAAGGGAGCCCACACAGGAGATCGAGGTTAGGCTGACGGGCATCATGGAGCGGTACATCTGGACTCTCAACGGTCAGAAGTTCGGCCATGGCGACCCGATCCGGGTGAGCTATGGCGACCGTGTCCGGATCAGGTTCGTGAACACCACCATGATGGCGCACCCGATGCACCTGCATGGCATGTTCATGGAGGTCGAGAACGGCCAGACCGACCGCAGGCCGAGAAAGCATGTCGTGCTGGTGCCGCCCGGCAAGACCACGTCGGTGGTGCTGACGGCGGACGAACCGGGTGAGTGGCCGTTCCACTGCCACCTGCTCTACCACATGGCCTCCGGCATGATGACGCGCTTCATCGTCGAGCCGCGCACGGCGAGCCTTTGAGGCGGGAGAAGAACAATGCGCATGTTGAAGGGTAGCCTCGCGGCCGCCGCTGCGGTGGCCACCGCCATGACGGCTTCGGCAGGCGTGGCCCAGACGGTCGATGTCAACCAAGCCCAGGATTTCCATGAGGAGCCATTGCTGTGGACCGTGCTGGTCGACCGGCTCGAGCACCGCTGGCAGGACGGCGAGAACTCCGTGAACTGGGAGGCCGAAGCCTTCGTCGGCGGCGACTACCAGAAGATCTGGCTGACGACGGAAGGCGAGAAGCCGGTCGATGGTGCCGTGGAGGAGGCGGACATCCAGCTTCTCTACAGCCGCATGATCGGCGACTTCTGGGACGTCCAGGTAGGCATCCGGCACGACATCCGCCCGCAGCCGCAGACCACCTACGCGGTTCTCGGCCTCCAGGGGCTGGCGCCCTACTTCTTCGAGGTGGATGCCCAGGCCTTCCTCAGCGAGGATGGTGACCTCACGGCTTCAGCCGAGGCGGAGTTCGACCTGCTGATCACGCAGAAGCTGATCCTGCAGCCGGTCGCGGAGGTGAATTTCGCCCTCCAGGACGTCGAGGAGTTGGGCATCGGCGCCGGGATCAGCGACATCGGGCTGGGGCTGCGGCTCCGGTACGAGATCGTACGGGAGTTCGCGCCCTATGTCGGCGTCCAATGGGAGCGGCAGCTGGGCCAGACCGCGGACTTCGCTCGGGCGAAAGGCGAGGATCCGGACGTCTTCTCGGTGCTGGCTGGAATCCGTTTCTGGTTCTGACAGACAGGACGGCAGGGTCGCGGCCCTGCCGTCCGCTATGGTTGTTCCGTCCAGTTACCTGAAAGTCGAAAAGGTCAGCGCATACATATAGACTATAATTATGGCGGTAATGCGCTAGATCATTGGCGCGCTACGGGTACGGAAATAGGCTGTCAGCGCTGTCACTTTGGAGAAGCGCATGCCATCCTACATTGTTACTTATGACCTGATGAAATAGGGTCAAAACTACGATTGCATCATCAAAAAACTTGAGGCGTACGGAACCTACTGGCATATGCAGCAGTCGGTTTGGATAATCTGCACAGATCAGAATTCTGTTCAGATCAGAGATAAACTTAATTACTGCTTGCATACAAACGATAAGCTCTTTGCTGGAAAGCTGTCCGGCGAGACTGCTTGGCTTGGGTATCCTCAGAATATAAGTGAATGGCTGAAACAGAATCTTTGAACACTTACCATCCACATGCAGAACACTACCATCCGCCAGTCATACTTCCGTCCATTATAAAGCAAAAACCCCGGTCCACTCCGGGGCTTGGTCGTGTCGCTGATTGGCTCTGAACACAGCGCGACGGCGAGGTCCAGCCAGTACCATTGGTACAGGACGATGAGCGTACCGGCGATGATGACGCCGACCGAGGCGCCAGCATCCGAGAGGTTATGGATGAAGGTGGCCATTGTTCATGTTGCCCTTCGACAGGGTCAACAGGGCGGTCGCGATGTCGATGGCCAAGGCGCTTCCGGCATCGATGACGATGTTCCAGCGTCCCGGTTCGTGTTTGCAGAAGACCCGGCCCACAGCCTTGGCGATCAGATAAAAGCTCACGATGATGAGGGTGGTGAGATTCACCAGAGCCTCGATCACCTCGGCCTGCGCATAGCCGAAGGTGCGCCGCTCGTCAGAATGGCGGCGTGAGATCCGGCGGGCGAACAGTCCAACGCCGAGCGACGCCGCATCACTGAAATTATGGAGCGCGTCCGCCACAAGGGCGAGCTCCTATTCCGCGGCGTGTCCCACGGGAGCCGCCTGTTCGGGCAGGTCCTCCTCGACGGTCAGGGGTCTGGCGAAGCGGCGGTAGAGAGCCGGAAGCACGAGCAGGGTCAGCAGCGTGGCGGTGATCAGCCCGCCGATGACCACGGTGGCGATCGGCCGCTGGACCTCGGCCCCGACGCTGGTGGACAGCGCCATGGGGACAAAGCCTAGACTCGCCACCAGGGCCGTCATCAGCACCGGGCGCAGACGGGTCTGCGCGCCCACGCGCACGGCGTCTTCCAGAGCCATGCCCTGGATGCGGAGTTGGCGAATGTAGGAGAGCATCACCAGCCCGTTCAGCACGGCGATGCCGGACAGTGCAATCATGCCGACGGCAGCCGAGATGGAGAACGGCATGCCCCGCAGCCACAGCGCCAGGATGCCGCCGGTCAGCGCCAACGGCACGCCGCTGAACACCAGCACGGCATCCCGGGCCGAGCCGAGGGCGCTGTAGAGCAGCAGGAAGATCAGAGCGAAGCAGGCCGGGACCACAATCATCAGCCGCTCGCGGGCCGCGATCAGGTTCTCGAACTGCCCGCCCCAATCCACCCAGTAGCCGGGCGGCACCGTAACCTCGGCCGCAATGCGGGCCTGCGCCTCCTCCACGAAGGAGCCGATATCCCGGCCACGGACATTGGCCTGGACGACGATGCGGCGCTTACCGTTCTCCCGGCTGATCTGGTTCGGGCCTTCCGTAACGGTGAAGCTCGCCACCTCGCCCAGCGGCACGGTGCGGACAGCCCCTGCTCCCTGGCCGTCGACGATAACCGGCGGAAGTGGGATGGGCAGAGATTCAAGAGCGGTAGGATCGTTACGGAGGCTCTCCGGCAGCCTGGCCACAATCTCAAAACGCCGGTCGCCCTGGTACACCAGCCCTGCCTCGCGGCCGCCGACCGCCATGGCGACCACCCCCTGAACGTCAGCCACGCTGAGCCCGAAGCGTGCGGCCCGGGCCCGGTCCACCTCGACATTCATGAAGGAGGCGCCCGAGACCTGCTCGACGCGCACGTCGGCAGCGCCCTCGACGCCCTGGACAACGCCTGAGATCTCATTGGCAGTGGCCAACAAGGTCTCGAAGTCATCGCCGAATACCTTGATGGCGACATCGCCGCGCACGCCCGCCAGGAGTTCGTTGAAGCGCAGCTGGATGGGCTGGCTGACCTCATAGACCTGGCCTGGTAGTTCGCCCACGGCGGCCTCCAGGCGTTGGATCAGGTCCGCCTTCGAGAGGTCCGGGTCCGGCCACTGGTCGCGGGGCTTCAGCATCACGAACATGTGGGAGATGCCGGGCGGCATCACGTCCGTGCCGATCTCGGCCGTCCCGGTTTTCGAGAAGGCGTAGGCCACCTCCGGGAAGGCGGCGACTGCCGTCTCGATCTCCATCTGCTGGGCTGTAGCCTGGGGCAGGCTGGTGCTGGGAATGCGGAAGGCGTTCAGGGCCACGTCGCCCTCATCCAGCTGCGGGATGAACTCCTGGCCCAGCTGGGTGAAGAGCAGCAGGCTGCCGCCGAACAAAATGGCGGTGATGGCAGCGACGCGGAGCGGCGCCTTTAGCGCCCGATCGAGCAGGGGCCGGTAGGCCCGCCCTACTTGGCGGATCGCGGCATTCTCCTTCTCCTCGACCCGGCCACTGACGAAGATGGCGATCAGGGCCGGAACCAGGGTCAAGGACAGGATGAAGGCGCAGACCAGGGCGATGATCACGGTCAGCGCCATGGGCTCGAACATCTTGCCCTCCACCCCGGTGAAGGTGAGGAGCGGCAGATAGACCACGATGATGATGGCCTGCCCGTAGACGGAGGGCTGGATCATCTCCTTGGCCGCGACGGTGACCTCGTGCAAGCGCTCCCGCAGGGTCAGCACACGGCCGAGATCGTGCTGGCGCTCACCGAGACGGCGGAGACAGTTCTCCGCGATGATCACGGCGCCATCCACGATCAGGCCGAAGTCGAGAGCGCCTAAGCTCATCAGGTTGGCGCTGACGCCCGCCTCGAGCATGCCCGTCGCGGTCAGCAGCATGGTGATGGGGATGACGGCCGCCGTGATCAGGGCTGCCCGGGCATTGCCGAGCAGCAGGAACAGCACGGTGATCACCAGCAGGGCGCCTTCGGTCAGGTTCTTCGCCACGGTCTTGATCGTCGCGTTCACAAGGTCCGTGCGGTCCAGCACCGTCTTCGCCACGATGTCCGGCGGAAGGGAACTCCGGATGTCCTGGAGCTTGGCGTCCACCGCGGCGGCAACCGTGCGGCTGTTCTCCCCGATCAGCATCAGGGCGGTGCCGACCACCACCTCCCGGCCGTTCTCGCTGGCGCTGCCGGTGCGGATTTCCTGGCCGGGCTGGACAGCCGCCACGTCAGCCAGGCGCACCGGAACGCCGCTCCGCGTGGCGACCACCACGTTGGAGATCTCGGCCGATGTCGAGATGCGGCCGTCGGAGCGGACAATGAAGAGCTCGCCATTGCGCTCAAGCTGACCGGCCCCCAGACTCTGGTTCGCCCGTTCCAGCGCCTGGGTCAGAT encodes the following:
- a CDS encoding copper resistance system multicopper oxidase, with translation MHEQNAGLSRRDALKLAGAAGVAGYLTIYPGRRSFASSDQEYELLVENTRITIDGETTPAISMGGSIPAPIMRWREGQEITVHVTNRMDEPTSIHWHGLLITGFMDGSPGFNGFDPIQPGQTFTYRFNLRQAGTYWYHSHSASQEQEGMYGAIVIEPAGRDPIRADRDYVVLLSDHTADNPETVLRKLKVSEGYYNNEKRTLLDFFRDVREDGFKAAWADRRAWGQMRMDPTDLADVTGYKFLVNGKGPRDNWTALYKPGERVRLRIINGSAMTIFDLRIPGLPMTVVAADGQNVLPVKVDEFRFGVGETYDVIVHPTEDKPFTFFAESIDRTGYARATLATREGMEGEIPEMRPRAILTMEDMGMDHGAMGHGGMDHGAAGHGAPTEASGSAGITTGVAKPAANHAAVGHSSSGMDHSAVGHGAANMDHSAMGHGTTSHFAMPHETMDHSTMGHGSAEMDHSSMDHSAMGHGATGHDHSAIGHGVMDHGGMDHGAMDHGSNGMDHASMGHGSAGTDHAAMGHGMQTGTRDGEAVGWADAGTPPGAKALSYADLKSLTKNEDLREPTQEIEVRLTGIMERYIWTLNGQKFGHGDPIRVSYGDRVRIRFVNTTMMAHPMHLHGMFMEVENGQTDRRPRKHVVLVPPGKTTSVVLTADEPGEWPFHCHLLYHMASGMMTRFIVEPRTASL
- a CDS encoding copper resistance protein B, coding for MRMLKGSLAAAAAVATAMTASAGVAQTVDVNQAQDFHEEPLLWTVLVDRLEHRWQDGENSVNWEAEAFVGGDYQKIWLTTEGEKPVDGAVEEADIQLLYSRMIGDFWDVQVGIRHDIRPQPQTTYAVLGLQGLAPYFFEVDAQAFLSEDGDLTASAEAEFDLLITQKLILQPVAEVNFALQDVEELGIGAGISDIGLGLRLRYEIVREFAPYVGVQWERQLGQTADFARAKGEDPDVFSVLAGIRFWF
- a CDS encoding cation transporter, which produces MADALHNFSDAASLGVGLFARRISRRHSDERRTFGYAQAEVIEALVNLTTLIIVSFYLIAKAVGRVFCKHEPGRWNIVIDAGSALAIDIATALLTLSKGNMNNGHLHP
- a CDS encoding efflux RND transporter permease subunit, whose protein sequence is MIERILTFAVQRRFLIVLLVAVAAAFGAQSLLRLPIDAVPDITNNQIQITTLAPALSPFEIEQQVTYPVETALAGIAGLDSTRSISVNGLSQVTAIFDEEVDIYFARQQVGERITQAKDLLPPGLTPTMGPISTGLGEVYMWTVEFAPFVPEEAQTGEPGWQPDGSYLTPEGELLVSEADQATYLRTVQDWIVSPQMKGVDGVAGIDTIGGYVKQYHVLPDPARLVAYGLTFADLTQALERANQSLGAGQLERNGELFIVRSDGRISTSAEISNVVVATRSGVPVRLADVAAVQPGQEIRTGSASENGREVVVGTALMLIGENSRTVAAAVDAKLQDIRSSLPPDIVAKTVLDRTDLVNATIKTVAKNLTEGALLVITVLFLLLGNARAALITAAVIPITMLLTATGMLEAGVSANLMSLGALDFGLIVDGAVIIAENCLRRLGERQHDLGRVLTLRERLHEVTVAAKEMIQPSVYGQAIIIVVYLPLLTFTGVEGKMFEPMALTVIIALVCAFILSLTLVPALIAIFVSGRVEEKENAAIRQVGRAYRPLLDRALKAPLRVAAITAILFGGSLLLFTQLGQEFIPQLDEGDVALNAFRIPSTSLPQATAQQMEIETAVAAFPEVAYAFSKTGTAEIGTDVMPPGISHMFVMLKPRDQWPDPDLSKADLIQRLEAAVGELPGQVYEVSQPIQLRFNELLAGVRGDVAIKVFGDDFETLLATANEISGVVQGVEGAADVRVEQVSGASFMNVEVDRARAARFGLSVADVQGVVAMAVGGREAGLVYQGDRRFEIVARLPESLRNDPTALESLPIPLPPVIVDGQGAGAVRTVPLGEVASFTVTEGPNQISRENGKRRIVVQANVRGRDIGSFVEEAQARIAAEVTVPPGYWVDWGGQFENLIAARERLMIVVPACFALIFLLLYSALGSARDAVLVFSGVPLALTGGILALWLRGMPFSISAAVGMIALSGIAVLNGLVMLSYIRQLRIQGMALEDAVRVGAQTRLRPVLMTALVASLGFVPMALSTSVGAEVQRPIATVVIGGLITATLLTLLVLPALYRRFARPLTVEEDLPEQAAPVGHAAE